Proteins from a genomic interval of Calypte anna isolate BGI_N300 chromosome 6, bCalAnn1_v1.p, whole genome shotgun sequence:
- the ITPRIP gene encoding inositol 1,4,5-trisphosphate receptor-interacting protein yields the protein MPLGIFRVCLVVITAIVNHPLLFPKENGTVPENSKEIIQKMKEREESLRLEKLRLEREIAEQETTQKALEKAAEVVEESKEEKGCWDMWTALSMVIFLLIELWRQDFQEGNWQDTGGEEDDMAVLGKAFKGVMFPDKAVLATFCEKRILGTTGDMARMREMVEGFADDLLEALRSVCNRDADMEVEDCMGVGSMYENWRVRKPFVCDLIVPFAPPEPYCFRSQTWCSGDSFPPDKQGYGTIEVCRADEDVTGCICDKTKLGEDMLCLLHSQTNTTKPTSEMEDLLCFKNSQYLDADQVMKWFQIAVTKAWNRISHKYEFDLFFSLLDSPGALKIKFRSGKSISFNLTPVVQYENSDVYFISHFPRSSLGGDIPSSTHWFVTFAVYERRFIQLVSKMLPANACHVSCLQILSFLHGKQCSLTGPSGLTNYHLKTVLLHLLQARASQDWAPENLEARLQDMLKYLEKCLHEKKLYHFFIGNGKVPAELGFPIIFQRAEPLNLFRPFVLCREVYRKTVDTFHEMLRNMSALINEYMVHIPLAHTNGIHKESL from the coding sequence ATGCCCCTGGGAATCTTTCGGGTGTGCCTAGTGGTGATTACAGCGATTGTCAACCACCCACTCCTCTTCCCCAAAGAGAATGGCACTGTCCCCGAAAACTCGAAAGAAATCATCCAGAAGATGAAGGAGCGGGAGGAGAGCCTTCGACTGGAGAAGCTGCGCTTGGAGCGGGAAATTGCAGAGCAGGAAACCACACAGAAGGCTCTGGAAAAGGCTGCAGAGGTGgtggaggaaagcaaagaggaaaaaggctGCTGGGATATGTGGACTGCCCTTTCCATGGTCATCTTCCTGCTGATCGAGCTCTGGAGGCAAGATTTCCAGGAAGGGAACTGGCAGGAcacaggaggggaagaggatgacatggctgtgctggggaaagCATTTAAAGGTGTGATGTTCCCTGACAAGGCTGTCTTGGCCACCTTCTGTGAGAAGCGCATCCTGGGTACCACCGGAGACATGGCCAGGATGAGGGAGATGGTGGAAGGCTTTGCAGATGATCTGCTGGAGGCCTTGAGGAGTGTTTGTAACCGGGATGCTGACATGGAAGTGGAGGACTGCATGGGTGTGGGGAGCATGTATGAGAATTGGAGAGTCCGTAAACCTTTTGTCTGTGATCTGATAGTGCCTTTTGCCCCCCCAGAGCCATACTGTTTTCGGTCCCAGACCTGGTGTTCTGGCGACTCTTTTCCCCCAGATAAACAAGGTTATGGCACTATTGAGGTATGTAGGGCAGATGAGGATGTGACAGGGTGCATCTGTGACAAGACTAAACTGGGAGAAGATATGCTGTGCCTCCTGCATAGCCAAACCAATACTACCAAGCCCACCAGTGAAATGGAAGACCTCCTTTGCTTCAAAAATAGTCAATATCTGGATGCTGACCAAGTTATGAAGTGGTTCCAGATTGCAGTCACCAAGGCCTGGAACAGAATTTCCCACAAGTATGAATTCGACCTTTTCTTTAGCCTCTTGGACTCACCAGGAGCCCTGAAGATAAAATTCAGGTCAGGGAAATCAATTTCCTTCAACCTCACCCCTGTGGTGCAGTACGAGAATTCTGACGTTTACTTCATCTCTCATTTCCCTCggagcagcctgggaggagATATCCCCTCCAGCACTCACTGGTTTGTCACTTTTGCAGTTTATGAGAGGAGGTTCATCCAGCTGGTGTCCAAAATGCTGCCTGCTAATGCCTGCCATGTGAGCTGCCTTCAGatcctctccttcctccacGGGAAGCAGTGCAGCCTCACAGGTCCAAGCGGGCTCACCAACTACCACCTGaagacagtgctgctgcatcTCCTGCAGGCACGTGCCAGTCAGGACTGGGCCCCAGAGAACTTGGAAGCCCGTCTACAGGACATGCTGAAATACCTGGAGAAATGTTTGCATGAGAAGAAACTCTACCACTTCTTCATTGGCAACGGGAAGGTACCAGCGGAGCTGGGCTTCCCCATCATATTCCAGAGGGCTGAGCCTCTCAACCTGTTCCGTCCCTTTGTGCTATGCAGAGAGGTTTACAGGAAGACAGTGGACACTTTCCACGAGATGCTCAGGAACATGTCTGCACTGATAAATGAGTACATGGTGCATATTCCCCTTGCACACACAAATGGGATTCATAAGGAATCCCTTTAA